A stretch of Leisingera sp. S132 DNA encodes these proteins:
- a CDS encoding GntR family transcriptional regulator, producing MAKRESNVDRVYEALRRMAADFAFKPDQRINESALSEVLGASRTPLREALNRLVAEGFLTFQNNRGFFCRPLTPSYIMDLYEARVAVECEAARLACTRAADEDIAALADYLNRMEPEYESATDPEELLAMDESFHARLAQLSGNSELQRILNNLNGRIRYIRLIDLKRMRDRAGGKAPGDISAHRQIVEGIAARNTDAAVTAMRSHIEKRREEATEAVRIAFSQLYVPDE from the coding sequence ATGGCCAAACGCGAAAGCAATGTGGACAGGGTCTATGAGGCGCTGCGCCGGATGGCGGCGGATTTTGCCTTCAAGCCCGACCAGCGGATCAATGAAAGCGCTCTGTCAGAGGTGCTGGGCGCCAGCCGCACACCGCTGCGCGAGGCGCTGAACCGGCTGGTTGCGGAGGGGTTTTTGACCTTCCAGAACAACCGCGGCTTCTTCTGCCGGCCGCTGACCCCCAGCTATATCATGGATCTCTATGAGGCCCGGGTGGCGGTGGAATGCGAAGCCGCGCGGCTGGCCTGTACCCGCGCCGCGGATGAGGATATCGCGGCGCTGGCGGATTACCTCAACCGGATGGAACCGGAATACGAAAGTGCCACCGACCCGGAAGAGCTGCTGGCGATGGATGAAAGCTTCCACGCCCGGCTGGCGCAGCTGTCGGGTAACAGCGAATTGCAGCGCATCCTGAACAACCTCAACGGCCGGATCCGTTACATCCGGCTGATTGACCTCAAACGGATGCGCGACCGGGCCGGGGGCAAGGCACCAGGCGACATCTCGGCCCACCGCCAGATCGTCGAGGGCATTGCAGCCCGCAACACCGATGCGGCGGTAACGGCCATGCGCAGCCATATCGAGAAACGCCGGGAGGAGGCGACGGAAGCGGTCCGCATCGCCTTCTCCCAGCTTTACGTTCCGGACGAATAG
- a CDS encoding LysR family transcriptional regulator, whose protein sequence is MSLRFRQLQAFHAIVETGTVTGAAEQLGISQPGISNLLYQLERQTRLKLFERSKGRLIPTPEAGVLFQEVDTVVRGLDHVAQAVTDLQNKQAGQLQVASQHSMSFGFMPALIARFARTRPDLSISFQAQYSLKIQEWVTAGLFEIGVCEMPLIHDGLEVHPVSVETRLAIPAGSPLADYEVLTPELLEDVPFIVMGPEHMTHRRTREVFQQAGIPLRTRVHSHLFKNLLSFVQEGMGVSILDPFVLDYETGGGFISRPFRPRIMMEMAVITSKSRPLSAVGQEFLALLKQELAPYTTPQE, encoded by the coding sequence ATGTCCCTCCGCTTCCGCCAGCTGCAGGCCTTTCACGCCATTGTCGAGACCGGCACCGTCACCGGTGCGGCGGAGCAGCTGGGCATTTCCCAGCCCGGCATCTCCAATCTGCTCTACCAGCTGGAGCGCCAGACACGGCTCAAGCTGTTTGAACGCAGCAAGGGCCGCCTGATCCCGACGCCAGAGGCAGGCGTGCTGTTTCAGGAGGTCGACACGGTGGTGCGCGGTCTGGACCACGTGGCGCAGGCGGTCACGGACCTGCAGAACAAGCAGGCGGGTCAGCTTCAGGTCGCCTCGCAGCACTCCATGTCCTTCGGCTTCATGCCCGCGCTGATCGCCCGCTTTGCCCGTACGCGCCCCGATCTGTCGATCTCCTTTCAGGCGCAGTATTCGCTCAAGATCCAGGAATGGGTCACTGCAGGCCTGTTTGAGATCGGCGTCTGCGAAATGCCGCTGATCCACGACGGGCTGGAGGTGCACCCGGTCAGCGTCGAAACCCGTCTGGCAATCCCGGCGGGCAGCCCGCTGGCGGATTATGAGGTGCTGACGCCCGAGCTGCTGGAAGATGTGCCCTTTATCGTCATGGGGCCTGAGCATATGACCCACCGCCGCACCCGGGAGGTGTTTCAGCAGGCAGGCATACCGCTCAGGACCCGGGTGCATTCGCATCTGTTCAAGAACCTCCTGAGTTTCGTGCAGGAGGGGATGGGGGTCTCGATCCTGGATCCCTTTGTGCTGGACTATGAGACTGGCGGCGGCTTCATCTCCCGCCCGTTCCGGCCCCGCATCATGATGGAAATGGCGGTGATCACTTCCAAATCGCGCCCCCTTTCGGCGGTCGGGCAGGAGTTCCTGGCGCTTTTGAAGCAGGAGCTTGCGCCCTACACCACGCCCCAGGAGTGA
- a CDS encoding enolase C-terminal domain-like protein produces MLEQKIAGMDLWHLALPVMSRRDHGIGSVEGSCEVVIVRLRSEGGAEGYGEASTWSVFTGTPEASLAALDRYIRPLVEGRRVADRAAIMEDAAKAVAHCTEAKAALETALLDLTGQITGTPVWALIGGKCRDTIPLSCSIADPDFEKDVELLHRLRADKVGLIKLKTGFKDHAFDIMRLERIARDFPDFRVRVDYNQGLSIEDAPAKIRDVAGFKPDFIEQPVRFHHFGMMAKLRQMIDVPLLADESVFGPEDMVRAAREGICDGVSVKIMKSGGLSRSQTVARIAAANGLSAYGGDMFEAGVAHLAGTHMIAATPEIRLGCEFYQASYFLKEDILETPFQIRDGQVVVPDGPGLGIKPDVEKLDRFAVFKKVAA; encoded by the coding sequence GTGCTGGAACAGAAGATTGCCGGGATGGATCTGTGGCATCTCGCGCTGCCCGTGATGTCGCGCCGCGACCATGGGATCGGGTCTGTTGAGGGCTCCTGTGAAGTTGTGATTGTCCGGCTGCGCAGCGAGGGCGGCGCCGAAGGATACGGCGAGGCCTCGACCTGGTCGGTGTTCACCGGCACGCCCGAGGCCAGCCTTGCGGCGCTCGACCGCTACATCCGGCCGCTGGTGGAGGGCCGCCGGGTGGCGGACAGGGCGGCGATCATGGAGGATGCGGCCAAGGCGGTAGCCCATTGCACAGAGGCCAAGGCGGCGCTGGAAACCGCCCTGCTGGATCTGACCGGGCAGATCACCGGCACACCTGTCTGGGCGCTGATCGGCGGCAAGTGCCGCGATACCATCCCGCTCAGCTGTTCGATTGCCGATCCGGATTTTGAGAAGGACGTGGAGCTGCTGCACCGGCTGCGGGCGGACAAGGTCGGGCTGATCAAGCTGAAGACCGGGTTCAAGGACCATGCCTTTGACATCATGCGGCTGGAGCGGATTGCCAGGGACTTCCCCGATTTCCGGGTGCGGGTGGACTATAACCAGGGCCTCAGCATCGAGGACGCGCCTGCGAAAATCCGCGATGTGGCCGGGTTCAAGCCGGATTTCATCGAGCAGCCGGTACGGTTCCATCACTTCGGCATGATGGCCAAGCTGCGCCAGATGATTGACGTGCCGCTGCTGGCGGACGAAAGCGTCTTTGGCCCCGAGGACATGGTGCGCGCGGCGCGCGAGGGCATCTGCGACGGTGTTTCGGTCAAGATCATGAAATCCGGCGGCCTCAGCCGCAGCCAGACAGTGGCGCGGATTGCGGCCGCGAACGGGCTGTCGGCCTATGGCGGCGACATGTTCGAGGCCGGGGTGGCGCATCTGGCGGGCACGCACATGATTGCCGCGACGCCCGAGATCCGGCTGGGCTGCGAATTTTACCAGGCGAGCTATTTCCTGAAGGAGGACATTCTGGAAACCCCCTTTCAGATCAGGGACGGCCAGGTGGTAGTGCCGGACGGGCCGGGGCTGGGTATCAAGCCGGATGTTGAGAAGCTGGATCGTTTCGCGGTGTTCAAGAAGGTTGCGGCATGA
- a CDS encoding FAD-binding oxidoreductase, with amino-acid sequence MSEARKTVAIIGAGIVGVSAAVELQRNGHQVILIDGKGPGEGTSHGNGGILASCSIVPVTGPGLWKKAPKMLLDPDQPLFMRWGYLPKLAPWLMKYMGHANAGDTTRIAAALAPIVGDSLADHQALAAGTGAERHLKPSDYLFLYNDRAHFGEDAFGWGLRKKHGFKWDELEGAEFRAYDGIYSQDITFAARLKDHGIITDPGQYVKDLAAHVTANGGRLIQAFVTDVARENGKVTGVRAGGETIACDAVVVATGVWSRPLAEKLGISVPLEAERGYHLELWEPSAMPKAPVMVAAAKCVVTPMEGRIRIAGIVEFGGLEAGPSKGPLELLHRNTRRILPGVTWKHEEEWQGARPAPADSIPVIGEVPGLSGAWVGFGHHHIGLTGGPKTGRLLAQMISGHTPNMDMSAYDPARYAI; translated from the coding sequence ATGAGCGAGGCCAGGAAAACCGTTGCCATTATTGGCGCCGGGATTGTCGGCGTTTCCGCCGCGGTTGAGCTGCAGCGCAACGGCCATCAGGTGATCCTGATTGACGGCAAGGGACCGGGTGAAGGCACCAGCCATGGCAATGGCGGCATTCTGGCCTCCTGCTCCATCGTGCCGGTGACAGGCCCGGGGCTGTGGAAGAAGGCGCCAAAGATGCTGCTGGACCCGGACCAGCCGCTGTTCATGCGCTGGGGGTACCTTCCGAAACTGGCGCCCTGGCTGATGAAATACATGGGCCATGCCAATGCCGGCGACACCACCCGCATTGCCGCCGCGCTGGCGCCCATTGTGGGGGACTCGCTGGCCGATCATCAGGCGCTGGCGGCGGGCACCGGGGCGGAGCGGCATCTGAAGCCCTCGGACTACCTGTTCCTCTACAATGACCGCGCGCATTTCGGCGAGGACGCCTTTGGCTGGGGCCTGCGCAAGAAACATGGTTTCAAATGGGATGAGCTGGAGGGCGCGGAGTTCCGCGCCTATGATGGCATCTATTCCCAAGACATTACCTTTGCCGCCCGGCTGAAGGACCACGGTATCATCACCGACCCTGGCCAGTATGTGAAGGATCTGGCAGCCCATGTGACTGCCAATGGCGGCCGGCTGATCCAGGCCTTTGTGACCGATGTGGCGCGCGAAAACGGCAAGGTGACCGGCGTCAGGGCCGGCGGCGAGACCATCGCTTGTGATGCGGTCGTGGTGGCCACGGGCGTCTGGTCCAGGCCGCTGGCAGAGAAACTGGGAATTTCCGTACCACTGGAAGCAGAACGCGGCTATCATCTTGAATTATGGGAGCCTTCGGCGATGCCCAAGGCACCTGTGATGGTGGCAGCGGCCAAATGCGTGGTGACCCCGATGGAGGGACGGATCCGGATTGCAGGCATTGTGGAATTCGGCGGGCTGGAGGCCGGGCCGTCGAAAGGCCCGCTGGAGCTTTTGCACCGGAACACGCGCCGCATCCTGCCGGGTGTCACCTGGAAACACGAAGAAGAATGGCAAGGCGCCCGCCCGGCACCGGCGGACTCGATCCCGGTGATCGGCGAAGTGCCCGGCCTGTCCGGCGCCTGGGTCGGTTTTGGCCACCACCATATAGGCCTGACAGGCGGGCCAAAGACCGGGCGCCTGCTGGCGCAGATGATTTCGGGCCACACCCCGAACATGGACATGAGCGCCTACGACCCGGCGCGATACGCGATCTGA
- a CDS encoding TRAP transporter substrate-binding protein, translated as MKKLTQLLAATALTATAALPAAAETWDMPMAYSASNFHSATGAEFADCVTTGTGGEIEVKTHPSGSLFKGADIKRAVQTGQAPIGERLLSGHQNENALFGFDSIPFLATSFDDSDKLWKAAKPSIEKLLAEQNLTLLYAVPWPPQGLYFKNEVNSVAEMKGIKFRSYNNATSRLAELTGMLPVTIEAAEISQAFATGVADSMVSSGSTGYDRKVWESLNYFYEVDAWLPRNYVFVNSDVWNGTSEANQNVIKGCAKLAEYAGNWRAKEYTGFTLQGLRDGGMTVGPASDQMVGELKEIGVTMTNEWLEAAGDEGKAIVDAFRAE; from the coding sequence ATGAAGAAACTGACCCAACTGCTGGCCGCCACTGCACTGACTGCCACCGCCGCCCTGCCCGCCGCGGCAGAAACCTGGGACATGCCGATGGCCTATTCGGCCTCCAACTTCCACTCTGCCACCGGCGCGGAGTTTGCAGACTGTGTGACCACCGGCACCGGCGGCGAGATCGAAGTCAAGACGCATCCGTCGGGCTCGCTGTTCAAGGGCGCCGACATCAAGCGCGCGGTGCAGACCGGCCAGGCGCCGATCGGCGAGCGCCTGCTGTCCGGCCACCAGAACGAAAACGCGCTCTTCGGCTTTGACTCGATCCCGTTCCTGGCGACCTCGTTCGATGACAGTGACAAGCTGTGGAAGGCGGCCAAGCCCTCCATCGAAAAGCTGCTGGCAGAGCAGAACCTGACGCTGCTTTATGCCGTGCCGTGGCCGCCGCAGGGTCTTTATTTCAAGAACGAGGTGAATTCGGTTGCCGAGATGAAGGGGATCAAGTTCCGCTCCTACAACAACGCCACATCGCGCTTGGCAGAGCTGACCGGCATGCTGCCGGTGACCATCGAGGCGGCTGAAATCAGTCAGGCCTTTGCCACCGGAGTGGCAGATTCGATGGTGTCCTCCGGCTCCACCGGGTACGATCGCAAGGTCTGGGAAAGCCTGAACTATTTCTACGAAGTGGATGCCTGGCTGCCGCGCAACTATGTGTTCGTGAACTCCGATGTCTGGAACGGCACCTCCGAGGCGAACCAGAACGTGATCAAGGGCTGTGCCAAGCTGGCCGAATACGCGGGCAACTGGCGCGCCAAGGAATACACCGGCTTTACCCTGCAGGGCCTGCGCGATGGCGGCATGACCGTTGGCCCAGCGTCCGACCAGATGGTGGGTGAGCTGAAGGAAATCGGCGTCACCATGACCAATGAATGGCTGGAAGCGGCCGGGGACGAAGGCAAGGCCATCGTCGACGCCTTCCGCGCCGAGTAA
- a CDS encoding TRAP transporter small permease → MTVLRGLRSGLDFLYLAAGVLAALCLIAILGLIVVQMLARWTGEVFPGAPDYAGYAMAAASFLAFANALNRGSHIRVSILLNAVPQGFRRVLEIWCFGIGTAVMWYFCFYAYRFVYWSWKFNDVSQGQDRTPLWMPQSAMLIGAVILAIALTDHLIHVIFRGDHRITRDLDDQSHAE, encoded by the coding sequence ATGACTGTGCTCAGGGGGCTGCGCTCCGGACTGGATTTTCTATACCTTGCGGCGGGGGTGCTGGCCGCCCTCTGCCTGATTGCCATTCTGGGGCTGATCGTGGTCCAGATGCTGGCCCGCTGGACCGGAGAGGTCTTCCCCGGAGCGCCGGATTACGCAGGTTATGCGATGGCCGCTGCGTCGTTCCTGGCCTTTGCCAATGCCCTGAACCGCGGCAGCCATATCCGGGTGTCGATCCTGCTGAATGCAGTTCCGCAAGGCTTCCGCCGGGTGCTGGAGATCTGGTGCTTTGGCATCGGCACCGCGGTGATGTGGTACTTCTGCTTTTACGCTTACCGTTTTGTCTACTGGAGCTGGAAGTTCAACGACGTGAGCCAGGGTCAGGACCGCACGCCGCTTTGGATGCCGCAAAGCGCCATGCTGATCGGTGCCGTCATCCTGGCCATCGCCCTCACCGACCATCTGATCCACGTGATTTTCCGCGGCGATCACCGCATCACCCGGGATCTCGACGATCAGAGCCACGCGGAGTAA
- a CDS encoding TRAP transporter large permease: MENISVIILFLFVLFTLLGTGVWVGLALMGVAWVGMELFTTRPVGDVMLTTVWSASSSWTLTALPMFIWMGEILYRTRLSEDMFKGLSPWMAPLPGGLVHTNIVGCTVFAAVSGSSAATLTTVGKMSIPELRKRNYPERMVIGTLTGAATLGLMIPPSLTLIVYGVTINESITKLFFAGILPGLVLAAMFMGYVAIYSKVGKDWNPAQEDKLTFAQKVKNSRFLAPVIALIIVVIGSMYLGFATATEAAAFGVIGSLLLALGQGSLSWKTFSESLMGATRTSAMIALILAGAAFLSLSMGFTGLPRGLADLIAGWELSRLELLMVLLVFYIILGCFLDGISSVVLTMAVVEPMIRQAGIDLIWFGIFIVVVVEMAQITPPIGFNLFVMQGMTNHEMSYIARAAIPMFLIMVLMVFVLIAFPELATYLPNNLRPGPV; encoded by the coding sequence ATGGAAAACATCTCAGTCATCATTCTGTTTCTTTTCGTGCTGTTCACCCTTCTGGGCACCGGCGTCTGGGTCGGCCTGGCGCTGATGGGCGTGGCCTGGGTCGGCATGGAGCTGTTCACCACCAGGCCAGTGGGCGACGTGATGCTGACCACGGTCTGGTCGGCCTCCTCCAGCTGGACCCTGACAGCGCTGCCGATGTTCATCTGGATGGGGGAAATCCTCTACCGGACGCGATTATCGGAGGACATGTTCAAGGGCCTCTCCCCCTGGATGGCGCCGCTTCCCGGCGGGCTGGTGCACACCAATATCGTCGGCTGCACGGTGTTTGCCGCGGTCTCCGGCTCCTCCGCCGCGACGCTGACGACGGTGGGCAAGATGTCGATCCCGGAACTGCGCAAGCGCAACTACCCGGAGCGCATGGTGATCGGCACCCTCACAGGCGCGGCCACGCTGGGCCTGATGATCCCGCCGTCGCTGACGCTGATCGTCTACGGCGTCACCATCAATGAATCCATCACCAAGCTGTTCTTTGCAGGCATCCTGCCTGGCCTGGTGCTGGCGGCGATGTTCATGGGCTACGTGGCGATCTATTCCAAGGTGGGCAAGGACTGGAACCCGGCACAGGAAGACAAGCTGACCTTCGCGCAAAAGGTGAAGAACTCCCGCTTCCTGGCGCCGGTGATTGCCCTGATCATCGTGGTGATCGGGTCGATGTATCTGGGCTTTGCCACCGCAACCGAGGCAGCGGCCTTCGGTGTTATCGGCTCGCTGCTGCTGGCGCTGGGTCAGGGTTCGCTCAGCTGGAAAACCTTCTCTGAGAGCCTGATGGGCGCCACCCGCACCAGTGCGATGATTGCCCTGATCCTGGCGGGTGCAGCCTTCCTGTCGCTGTCGATGGGATTCACTGGCCTGCCACGGGGCCTCGCCGACCTGATTGCCGGCTGGGAGCTGAGCCGCCTGGAGCTGCTGATGGTCCTGCTGGTCTTCTACATCATCCTGGGCTGTTTCCTCGATGGGATCTCCTCGGTGGTGCTGACCATGGCGGTGGTGGAGCCGATGATCCGCCAGGCAGGCATTGACCTCATCTGGTTCGGCATCTTCATTGTGGTGGTGGTCGAGATGGCGCAGATCACCCCGCCGATCGGCTTCAACCTGTTTGTGATGCAGGGCATGACCAACCACGAGATGAGCTATATCGCCCGCGCCGCGATCCCGATGTTCCTGATCATGGTGCTGATGGTCTTTGTGCTGATCGCCTTCCCGGAGCTGGCGACCTATCTGCCCAACAACCTCAGGCCGGGGCCGGTCTGA
- a CDS encoding class I SAM-dependent methyltransferase has product MALPVIASLWVGAELSWLEQLCLKSFADNGHEVVLFTYDEVKGVPEGVRVADANDILPADRIIRHAKTGSPAYHADVFRLHMLRQTDYVWADTDAYCCQPWEIKGKHFHGWISDKKPMVNNGVLRLPKTSKTLQAMLKFTSDEYPIPPWYSAEKQAELQALKEAGQGVHVSLLPWGVWGPDALTWFLQETGEISNAKPGHVIYPVPFKQAGVVLNPNRRNQAAKHIRSDTLSIHFWGRRFRNIAAKYGGVPPEGCYVHELLAKHGINAEETRHLLQPAPEQEVSMTHEIDPATLDFSMFSAQDVANILLQRSELASSGQTIRDWLAGDEQLLLEEARAQREHILHESIRIAERECQFFVKPADAIAPKRSADIGCGYAFASLVLHRRYGCDVVLIDIEEGNSRHFGFEGEGAGYTSLETARAFLEGNGVPAEQITCINPKSQDTAALGGFDLVISLASCGFHYPVGTYDSLFRSQINDGGGIILDIRKGSGGIGAMKTYGAVEVLAKHGKYSTVLTRAGQAV; this is encoded by the coding sequence ATGGCACTTCCGGTCATCGCATCACTTTGGGTGGGCGCTGAGCTCAGCTGGCTGGAACAGCTTTGCCTGAAGTCCTTTGCCGACAACGGCCACGAGGTGGTTCTGTTCACCTATGATGAGGTCAAGGGCGTGCCGGAAGGTGTGCGGGTTGCGGATGCCAATGATATCCTGCCTGCAGACCGCATCATCCGTCATGCCAAGACCGGCAGCCCGGCCTACCATGCGGATGTCTTCCGCCTGCACATGCTGCGCCAGACGGATTATGTCTGGGCCGACACGGATGCCTATTGCTGCCAGCCCTGGGAAATCAAGGGCAAGCACTTCCACGGCTGGATCTCGGACAAGAAGCCGATGGTCAACAATGGCGTGCTGCGGTTGCCGAAAACCTCCAAGACACTGCAGGCGATGCTGAAATTCACCAGTGACGAATACCCCATCCCGCCCTGGTACAGCGCTGAGAAGCAGGCAGAGCTGCAGGCCCTGAAGGAAGCCGGGCAGGGGGTGCATGTGTCGCTGCTGCCCTGGGGCGTTTGGGGGCCGGATGCGCTGACCTGGTTCCTGCAGGAAACCGGTGAGATCTCAAACGCGAAGCCCGGCCATGTGATCTATCCGGTGCCATTCAAGCAGGCTGGGGTGGTGCTGAACCCGAACCGCCGCAACCAGGCTGCCAAGCATATCCGCAGCGACACCCTGTCGATCCATTTCTGGGGGCGGCGGTTCCGCAACATTGCCGCCAAATACGGCGGCGTGCCGCCGGAGGGCTGCTATGTGCATGAGCTGCTGGCGAAACACGGGATCAATGCAGAAGAAACCCGCCATCTGCTGCAGCCCGCACCGGAACAAGAGGTATCCATGACACATGAAATCGATCCCGCGACGCTGGATTTTTCCATGTTCAGCGCCCAGGATGTGGCCAACATCCTGTTGCAGCGAAGCGAGCTTGCCAGCTCGGGGCAGACCATCCGGGACTGGCTGGCGGGCGATGAACAGCTGCTGCTGGAAGAAGCCAGAGCCCAGCGGGAGCATATCCTGCACGAGTCGATCCGCATCGCGGAACGGGAGTGCCAGTTCTTTGTGAAACCGGCAGACGCGATAGCGCCGAAACGCTCGGCCGATATCGGCTGCGGGTATGCCTTTGCCAGCCTGGTGCTGCACCGCCGTTACGGCTGCGACGTTGTCCTGATCGACATCGAGGAAGGGAACAGCCGCCATTTCGGATTTGAGGGGGAAGGCGCGGGTTACACAAGCCTGGAAACTGCGCGGGCTTTCCTGGAAGGAAACGGCGTGCCGGCGGAGCAGATCACTTGCATCAACCCCAAGTCGCAAGATACGGCGGCGCTGGGCGGTTTCGACCTGGTGATCAGCCTTGCCTCCTGCGGGTTCCACTATCCGGTTGGCACCTATGACAGCCTGTTCCGCAGCCAGATCAATGACGGCGGCGGCATTATTCTGGATATCCGCAAGGGATCCGGCGGCATTGGCGCGATGAAAACCTACGGTGCGGTCGAAGTGCTTGCAAAACATGGCAAATACTCCACGGTCCTGACCCGTGCCGGGCAGGCCGTGTGA